From Mustela erminea isolate mMusErm1 chromosome 1, mMusErm1.Pri, whole genome shotgun sequence, a single genomic window includes:
- the SMIM7 gene encoding small integral membrane protein 7 — MIGDILLFGTLLMNAGAVLNFKLKKKDTQGFGEESREPSTGDNIREFLLSLRYFRIFIALWNVFMMFCMIVLFGS, encoded by the exons ATGATCGGGGACATCCTGCTGTTTGG GACGCTGCTGATGAACGCAGGGGCAGTGCTCAACTTTAAGCT GAAAAAGAAGGACACGCAGGGCTTTGGGGAGGAGTcgagggagcccagcacag GTGACAACATCCGGGAGTTCCTGCTGAGCCTCAGATACTTCCGGATCTTCATCGCCCTGTGGAATGTCTTCATGATGTTCTGCATGATCGT GCTCTTCGGCTCCTGA